A section of the Oryza sativa Japonica Group chromosome 1, ASM3414082v1 genome encodes:
- the LOC9268901 gene encoding zinc-finger homeodomain protein 5, whose translation MELSEHEEDAGDVGGGCSSPPTPPHRVLTSAAPETIRCRYHECLRNHAAASGGHVVDGCGEFMPASTEEPLACAACGCHRSFHRRDPSPGRAGAARLPQLHLPASINSRAPPALLLPPAAAASKQGLPFPGYGTPSGGTGTTTASSSDERLRPSPVQPRRRSRTTFTREQKEQMLAFAERVGWRIQRQEEATVEHFCAQVGVRRQALKVWMHNNKHSFKQKQQQENRQEQQQ comes from the coding sequence ATGGAGCTCAGCGAGCAcgaggaggacgccggcgacgtgggcggtgGCTGCTCATCCCCGCCCACGCCGCCTCACCGCGTGCTGACGTCGGCCGCCCCCGAGACGATCAGGTGCCGGTACCACGAGTGCCTCCGGAACCACGCGGCGGCCTCGGGCGGCCACGTCGTGGATGGCTGCGGCGAGTTCATGCCGGCGTCCACCGAGGAGCCGCTCGCCTGCGCGGCCTGCGGCTGCCACCGCAGCTTCCACCGCCGGGACCCTTCCCCGGGCCGCGCGGGCGCAGCACGGCTGCCGCAGCTGCACCTGCCGGCGTCCATCAACTCGCGCGCACCAcccgcgctgctgctgccgcctgcAGCGGCCGCCAGCAAGCAAGGTTTGCCGTTCCCTGGCTACGGCACGCCCAGCGGCGGCACTGGCACCACGACCGCGTCCTCCAGCGACGAGCGGCTGCGGCCCTCGCCGGTGCAGCCACGGAGGCGGTCACGCACGACGTTCACGCGGGAGCAGAAGGAGCAGATGCTGGCGTTCGCGGAGCGCGTGGGGTGGAGGATCCAGCGGcaggaggaggcgacggtggaGCACTTCTGCGCGCAGGTCGGCGTCCGGAGGCAAGCGCTCAAGGTGTGGATGCACAACAACAAGCATAGCTTCAAGCAGAAACAGCAGCAGGAGAACAGGCAGGAACAGCAGCAGTAG
- the LOC107281014 gene encoding uncharacterized protein, protein MANFYSGVLIFSVLLISLWTVTPVLSHSELDYGRRAKNEKTPNDGNDMSKEIGKGEEQHVNQEAADAAVVLKTKEEIAKRTAEHIQSTIGSSRVAIHEKEELLEKTAEVMSHMAGEVSDQLSKVAKEHTKIAVGSIATALKFKQEVLKQAAQRVKDVSEDVHMATKAKQEILQNVAHDMGKVAGDMATSMAKMAEVAAGVAGGAAAGVATGIAGGFAGGARVHVSGGIHANIHISASASAHAKASAAASAGVGAKASKSVSGNVGNNAEEYAGANGNVHGKAKAGISAGFGISAGAKVAAGIGANAGVGGDAQTNAKAGVGAGIGISGGAKVAGGIGAKAGVGADANANAKAGIGAGVGISGGAKVGADIGAKAGVGGNANAKAGVGAGVGISGGAKVGAKIGAKAGVGGDVNAKAGIGAGVGISGDTKLGADIGAKAGVGADANANAKAGIGAGVGISGGAKVGADIGAKAGVGGDAYTKAKAGVGAGVGISGGAKVASGIGANAGVGADANANAKAGIGAGVGISGAAKVGADIGAKAGVGGDMNAKAGIGAGVGISGGAKVGADIGAKAGVGADTNVNAKAGIGAGAGISGGAKVGADIGAKAGVGADANAKAGIGAGIGISGGAKVGADIGAKAGVGADANANAKAGIGAGVGISGGAKVGADIGAKAGVAGDTYTKEKAGVGAGVGISGGAKVGAEIGAKAGVGADANANEKAGIDAGVGISGRAKVGAGIGAKAGIGANANANAKAGIGAGVGISGGAKVGADIGAKARVGADANANAKAGIGAGAGISGGAKVGADIGAKAGVGGGAIAKAGIGAGVGISGGAKVGADIGAKTGVAGDANAKVGIGAGVGISGGAKVGADIGAKAKVGGDTNAKAGIGAGVGISGGAKVGADIGAKAEVGADANAKAKASIGAGVGISGGAKVGADIGAKAGVGGDVYTKAKAGVGADVGISGGAKVAGGIGTNARVGADANANAKAGIGAGVGISGGAKVGADIRAKAGVGGDVNAKAGIGAGVDISGGAKVGTDIGAKAGVGADANANAKAGIGAVAGISGGAKVGTDIGAKAGVGADANTKAGIGAGGGISGGAKVGADIGAKAGVGADANANAKDGIGAGAGISGGAKVGADIRAKAGGGADANANAKDGIGAGAGISRGAKVGADIGAKAGVGADANAKAGIGAGVGISGGAKVGADIGAKARVGADANANAKAGIGAGASISGGAKVGADIGAKAGVGADANSKAGIGAGVGISGGVKVGADIGAKAGVGADVNANAKAGIGAGVGISGGAKVGADIGAKAGVGGDAYTKAKAGVGAGVGISGGAKVGADIGAKAGVGADSNANAKAGIGAGVGISGGAKVGGGIGANAGVGGDAKANANAGVGANAKAGVDARIGGSIGAKADVGGDAKANVDAGAAISKDAKIDVGISKEDKINASIGGNAGANANASVGAGVGLGIGAGITGGAKVGGGIGANAGVGGDAKANADAGINAGAGISKDAKIGANISKEDNISAGIGGNAGVNANAGIGAGAGLGIGVGISGGAKVGGGIGANAGVGGDAKANADTGLNADAGISKDAKIGASISKEDKINAGVGGNAGANANAGVGISAGLSGGAKVGGDIGANAGVGGNTKANADAGLNAGADISKEDKISAGIGGNAGANVNAGVGAGVGIGIGAGISGGAKVGGGIGANAGVGVDAKANADASLNAGAGIAKDDKIGAGISKEDKSSAGIGGNAGANANAGVGVGANLGIGASISGGAKVGGGIGANAGVGVDAKANADASLNAGAGIAKDDKIGAGISKEDKSSAGIGGNAGANANAGVGVGANLGIGASISGGAKVGGGIGANAGVGGDAKANADANAIGGGGAVGGQAGANANANANAGANVGIGASKHIGFGFGAGGSFHFRASAKAHANANAAISGSEGSNIGAGASASKSVGAGIGAGVGVHTGMNIGFHGGIGGNANVGSNAGIGASGKENNSVEEEKSKSAEASTHKEYGSAN, encoded by the exons ATGGCGAACTTCTATAGCGGTGTTCTAATCTTCTCTGTGTTGCTCATCTCACTATGGACGGTGACTCCGGTGCTGTCCCATAGTGAGTTGGACTACGGACGCCG GGCGAAGAATGAGAAAACGCCAAATGATGGCAATGATATGAGCAAGGAAATTGGAAAAGGGGAAGAGCAACATGTAAACCAGGAAGCAGCTGACGCTGCTGTTGTCCTAAAGACCAAAGAAGAAATTGCTAAACGTACAGCAGAACACATACAAAGTACCATTGGAAGTTCACGAGTTGCAATACATGAAAAAGAGGAGTTACTAGAGAAAACAGCTGAGGTAATGAGCCATATGGCAGGAGAGGTCTCAGATCAACTCTCTAAAGTAGCAAAGGAACACACGAAGATTGCTGTGGGTAGCATTGCAACTGCACTCAAGTTTAAGCAAGAAGTCCTAAAGCAGGCTGCACAACGTGTGAAGGATGTTTCAGAAGATGTTCATATGGCGACTAAGGCAAAGCAGGAAATCTTGCAAAACGTGGCCCATGATATGGGCAAAGTTGCAGGAGACATGGCAACCAGCATGGCTAAGATGGCTGAGGTTGCAGCAG GAGTGGCTGGTGGGGCAGCGGCAGGAGTAGCTACTGGAATTGCTGGGGGTTTTGCTGGTGGTGCTCGGGTTCATGTATCTGGAGGAATACATGCAAATATTCATATTAGTGCTAGCGCAAGTGCCCATGCTAAAGCTAGTGCAGCTGCAAGTGCTGGGGTTGGAGCTAAAGCGAGTAAAAGTGTCAGTGGCAATGTAGGCAACAACGCAGAAGAATATGCAGGTGCCAACGGTAATGTCCATGGAAAAGCAAAAGCTGGTATCAGTGCTGGTTTTGGTATCTCCGCGGGTGCTAAAGTTGCTGCTGGCATAGGAGCGAATGCTGGAGTTGGCGGTGATGCACAGACAAATGCAAAAGCCGGTGTAGGTGCTGGTATTGGTATATCTGGAGGCGCCAAAGTTGCTGGTGGCATTGGAGCGAAGGCGGGAGTTGGTGCTGATGCGaatgcaaatgcaaaagccGGTATAGGTGCTGGTGTTGGTATCTCGGGAGGTGCTAAAGTTGGCGCTGACATCGGAGCGAAGGCAGGAGTTGGTGGTAACGCCAATGCAAAAGCCGGTGTCGGTGCTGGTGTTGGTATCTCGGGAGGCGCTAAAGTTGGCGCTAAGATTGGAGCGAAGGCGGGAGTTGGTGGTGACGTGAATGCAAAAGCTGGTATAGGTGCTGGAGTTGGTATCTCAGGAGACACTAAACTTGGCGCTGACATTGGAGCGAAGGCGGGAGTTGGTGctgatgcaaatgcaaatgcaaaagccGGTATAGGTGCTGGAGTTGGTATCTCAGGAGGCGCTAAAGTTGGCGCTGACATTGGAGCGAAGGCGGGAGTTGGTGGTGATGCGTATACAAAGGCAAAAGCCGGTGTCGGTGCTGGTGTTGGGATCTCAGGAGGCGCTAAAGTTGCCAGTGGCATCGGAGCGAACGCGGGAGTTGGTGCTGATGCGaatgcaaatgcaaaagccGGTATAGGTGCTGGAGTTGGTATCTCGGGAGCCGCTAAAGTTGGTGCTGACATTGGAGCGAAGGCGGGAGTTGGTGGTGACATGAATGCAAAAGCCGGTATAGGTGCTGGTGTTGGTATCTCGGGAGGCGCTAAAGTTGGCGCTGACATCGGAGCGAAGGCTGGAGTTGGTGCTGACACGAATGTAAATGCAAAAGCTGGTATAGGTGCTGGAGCTGGCATCTCAGGAGGCGCTAAAGTTGGCGCAGATATTGGAGCGAAGGCAGGAGTTGGTGCTGATGCGAATGCAAAAGCTGGTATAGGTGCTGGTATTGGTATCTCGGGAGGCGCTAAAGTTGGCGCTGATATCGGAGCGAAGGCTGGAGTTGGTGCTGACGCGAATGCAAATGCAAAAGCTGGTATAGGTGCTGGTGTTGGTATCTCGGGAGGCGCTAAAGTTGGCGCTGACATTGGAGCGAAGGCGGGAGTTGCTGGTGACACGTATACAAAGGAAAAAGCCGGTGTCGGTGCTGGTGTTGGGATCTCTGGAGGAGCTAAAGTTGGCGCTGAAATCGGAGCGAAGGCTGGAGTTGGTGCTGACGCAAATGCAAATGAGAAAGCCGGTATAGATGCTGGAGTTGGTATCTCGGGACGTGCTAAAGTTGGCGCTGGTATCGGAGCGAAGGCTGGAATTGGTGCTAACGCGaatgcaaatgcaaaagccGGTATAGGTGCTGGTGTTGGTATCTCGGGAGGCGCTAAAGTTGGCGCTGACATTGGAGCGAAGGCTAGAGTTGGTGCTGACGCGAATGCAAATGCAAAAGCTGGTATAGGTGCTGGAGCTGGTATCTCGGGAGGCGCTAAAGTTGGCGCAGATATTGGAGCGAAGGCTGGTGTTGGTGGTGGCGCGATTGCAAAAGCCGGTATAGGTGCTGGTGTTGGTATATCGGGAGGCGCTAAAGTTGGTGCTGACATCGGAGCGAAGACGGGAGTTGCTGGTGACGCGAATGCAAAAGTTGGTATAGGTGCTGGTGTTGGTATCTCGGGAGGAGCTAAAGTTGGTGCTGACATCGGAGCGAAGGCGAAAGTTGGTGGTGACACGAATGCAAAAGCCGGTATAGGTGCTGGAGTTGGTATCTCCGGAGGCGCTAAAGTTGGCGCTGACATTGGAGCGAAGGCAGAAGTTGGTGCTGACGCGAATGCAAAAGCAAAAGCCAGTATAGGTGCTGGAGTTGGTATCTCAGGAGGCGCTAAAGTTGGCGCTGACATTGGAGCGAAGGCGGGAGTTGGTGGTGATGTGTATACAAAGGCAAAAGCCGGTGTCGGTGCTGATGTTGGGATCTCAGGAGGCGCTAAAGTTGCCGGTGGCATCGGAACGAACGCGCGAGTTGGTGCTGATGCGaatgcaaatgcaaaagccGGTATAGGTGCTGGAGTTGGTATCTCGGGAGGCGCTAAAGTTGGCGCTGACATTAGAGCAAAAGCGGGAGTTGGTGGTGACGTGAATGCAAAAGCCGGTATAGGTGCTGGTGTTGATATCTCGGGAGGCGCTAAAGTTGGCACTGACATCGGAGCGAAGGCTGGAGTTGGTGCTGACGCGAATGCAAATGCAAAAGCTGGTATAGGTGCTGTAGCTGGTATCTCGGGTGGCGCTAAAGTTGGCACAGATATTGGAGCGAAGGCGGGAGTTGGTGCTGACGCGAATACAAAAGCTGGTATAGGTGCTGGTGGTGGTATCTCGGGAGGCGCTAAAGTTGGCGCTGATATCGGAGCGAAGGCTGGAGTTGGTGCTGACGCGaatgcaaatgcaaaagatggCATAGGTGCTGGAGCTGGTATCTCGGGAGGCGCTAAAGTTGGCGCTGATATCAGAGCGAAGGCTGGAGGTGGTGCTGACGCGaatgcaaatgcaaaagatggCATAGGTGCTGGAGCTGGTATCTCGAGAGGCGCTAAAGTTGGCGCAGATATTGGAGCGAAGGCGGGAGTTGGTGCTGACGCGAATGCAAAAGCTGGTATAGGTGCTGGTGTTGGTATCTCGGGAGGCGCTAAAGTTGGCGCTGATATCGGAGCGAAGGCTAGAGTTGGTGCTGACGCGAATGCAAATGCAAAAGCTGGTATAGGTGCTGGAGCTAGTATCTCGGGAGGCGCTAAAGTTGGCGCAGATATTGGAGCGAAGGCAGGAGTTGGTGCTGACGCGAATTCAAAAGCTGGTATAGGTGCTGGTGTTGGTATCTCGGGAGGCGTTAAAGTTGGCGCTGATATCGGAGCGAAGGCTGGAGTTGGTGCTGACGtaaatgcaaatgcaaaagCTGGTATAGGTGCTGGCGTTGGTATCTCGGGAGGCGCTAAAGTTGGTGCTGACATTGGAGCGAAGGCGGGAGTTGGTGGTGACGCGTATACAAAGGCAAAAGCCGGTGTAGGTGCTGGTGTTGGGATCTCTGGAGGAGCTAAAGTTGGCGCTGATATCGGAGCGAAGGCTGGAGTTGGTGCTGACTCGaatgcaaatgcaaaagccGGTATAGGTGCTGGAGTTGGTATCTCGGGAGGCGCTAAAGTTGGTGGTGGCATCGGAGCGAATGCTGGAGTTGGTGGTGATGCGAAAGCTAATGCTAATGCTGGCGTCGGCGCAAACGCTAAAGCTGGTGTTGATGCTAGGATTGGTGGTAGTATTGGAGCAAAGGCGGATGTTGGTGGTGATGCAAAAGCGAATGTGGATGCTGGTGCCGCTATCTCTAAAGATGCTAAAATTGATGTTGGTATTTCTAAAGAGGATAAAATCAATGCAAGTATTGGAGGAAATGCAGGTGCTAATGCTAATGCCAGTGTTGGTGCCGGTGTCGGGCTCGGCATtggtgctggtatcacaggaggTGCTAAAGTTGGTGGTGGTATTGGAGCAAATGCCGGTGTTGGTGGAGATGCAAAAGCTAATGCTGATGCTGGTATCAATGCTGGTGCTGGTATTTCTAAAGACGCTAAAATTGGTGCTAATATCTCTAAAGAAGATAATATCAGTGCCGGTATTGGAGGAAATGCAGGTGTTAATGCTAATGCTGGTATTGGTGCTGGTGCTGGTCTTGGTATTGGCGTCGGTATCTCAGGAGGTGCTAAAGTTGGTGGTGGTATTGGAGCAAATGCCGGTGTTGGTGGTGATGCGAAAGCTAATGCTGATACTGGTCTCAATGCTGATGCGGGTATCTCTAAAGACGCAAAAATTGGTGCTAGTATCTCTAAGGAGGATAAAATCAATGCTGGTGTTGGAGGAAATGCAGGTGCTAACGCTAATGCCGGTGTTGGTATCAGTGCCGGTCTCTCAGGAGGTGCTAAAGTTGGTGGTGATATTGGAGCAAATGCCGGTGTTGGTGGTAATACAAAAGCTAACGCTGATGCTGGTCTCAATGCCGGTGCCGATATCTCTAAAGAGGATAAAATCAGTGCTGGTATTGGAGGAAATGCAGGTGCTAATGTTAATGCCGGTGTTGGTGCTGGTGTTGGTATCGGTATTGGTGCTGGTATCTCAGGAGGTGCTAAAGTTGGTGGTGGTATTGGAGCAAATGCCGGCGTTGGTGTTGATGCGAAAGCTAATGCTGATGCTAGTCTCAATGCTGGTGCCGGTATCGCTAAAGACGATAAAATTGGTGCTGGTATCTCTAAAGAGGATAAAAGCAGTGCTGGTATCGGAGGAAATGCAGGTGCTAATGCTAATGCCGGTGTTGGTGTCGGTGCTAATCTCGGTATTGGTGCCAGTATCTCAGGAGGTGCTAAAGTTGGTGGTGGTATTGGAGCAAATGCCGGCGTTGGTGTTGATGCGAAAGCTAATGCTGATGCTAGTCTCAATGCTGGTGCCGGTATCGCTAAAGACGATAAAATTGGTGCTGGTATCTCTAAAGAGGATAAAAGCAGTGCTGGTATCGGAGGAAATGCAGGTGCTAATGCTAATGCCGGTGTTGGTGTCGGTGCTAATCTCGGTATTGGTGCCAGTATCTCAGGAGGTGCTAAAGTTGGTGGTGGTATTGGAGCAAATGCGGGTGTTGGTGGTGATGCAAAAGCTAATGCTGATGCTAATGCTATTGGAGGTGGAGGTGCTGTTGGAGGACAAGCTGGAGCAAATGCTAATGCTAATGCTAATGCTGGTGCTAACGTTGGTATTGGTGCTAGCAAGCATattggttttggttttggagCTGGTGGTAGTTTCCATTTCCGTGCATCAGCCAAGGCACACGCAAATGCTAACGCCGCTATTAGTGGATCCGAAGGTTCTAACATAGGTGCTGGAGCTAGTGCGTCGAAGAGTGTTGGTGCTGGTATCGGTGCCGGTGTAGGAGTACACACTGGAATGAACATTGGATTTCACGGAGGAATTGGGGGCAATGCAAATGTTGGTAGTAATGCTGGCATAGGTGCTTCTGGTAAGGAAAACAATAGTGTTGAGGAAGAAAAAAGCAAATCGGCTGAAGCTAGCACACACAAGGAATATGGTTCGGCAAATTAA